A section of the Oryzias latipes chromosome 8, ASM223467v1 genome encodes:
- the ciita gene encoding MHC class II transactivator isoform X4 gives MQEGDQDNFIQSDILPEDLSEFLNDDFLVSFLDPNALDKAFSSINVDDISQQTETPCLSGVLEPNKPPGNSRKRKRQSCEKRTRTDKNNTTKKARATGQPKPQEPHAETPFPQRGDAESGSSPEDGGTDFADTPPKVLRLYPPQAATPLPIQFIAIPDNSGYQLVQLPPPNSSVIRLPLPNTPTTPTYILVPVDSPPCNHHIPPLSPVDGTVAPILLSSSPPGSLSDTASKATSPSCVSLRSPSHDRSPSKEPPQSPRIPDISQRVKDYIQAAKFHMYQQSLEMEEGLSITFHYVDQHVSQREIYRSGKNTSKCSDKEFAITGRTQRQKNLLQLNQIFESSNVGKSVRCILLLGNAGMGKTTLIKKLCLDWSRNSLPQFDFVFLLDGKGLTLTEPIYSLQTLLFDLSSVAPCVDPNEVFAQVLADPKRVLLIFDGFNELRDYESLLQTQEKDCFTLLQKDSKTQTFTVRQLYSAIFQRLLLPGCTLLLSSRPRGAASQLLRRVDTLLEVCGFTSDSIESYIFHYFTDPALRASALDCLKSSSYLYHLCWNPGLCRLACMVLEQSRNSENLPRTLTELCHQVVSLKMQKHAKTPTVCGSTQTQTTTQSTQNSPTEHSKTSQERIWRKTSPNKTRGRVSTVPRMQKSRKAKELGKQEHNKNGYNLSKDADESENKDLLLQLSALAWEGVKSNSSTIPRDRSVPTEVKAFGLGLGVLWPQNLERRRRFSNGETDNRNEKERRVEGQSEKNGEDVSTADCKDLILAWTSPFLQSYLAAVHLSLSRIVSDRSFLQALPFQMGTKWRRRPKREELELTQRIVVGLLFHKKKKLQLLHSHTETVFRNTLISRQGLVAKHLAGLSYSDLGSAQVLELCHYVYEASVSQESSGRDPGGTKLATQLAENLPESLRFNGVPLSPPDVFTIKNALLTGAAEGRSFCLDFENTGIQISGLRALVSLNNINSFRACIADVINLWEQLEQSGEEELLQGAVSKFHIQPLKATQVCHIEHLEKLVNIHTNKRLSESSRLSDSILTDGVPAVKDLHKLEFELGSEEGPLALPKLWNLLPGLHNLQHLDLEESKIEDQGAEKLASILHSLTSLEVLNLSQNCIGDKGVKKLAHALKDLPKLHCLSLYSNDISDEGAESLAAVLPHMPSLTHLDLGYNKLRDVGAQSLALSLRNCKKVKTLRMWNQCIPYRVLERLQRQDSRILSL, from the exons ATGCAAGAAGGAGATCAGGATAATTTTATCCAGTCAGACATTCTCCCAG agGATTTGTCAGAATTCCTAAATGACGACTTTTTGG TTTCCTTCCTGGATCCAAATGCACTTGATAAAGCTTTCAGCTCAATCAATGTGGATGACATCAGTCAGCAAA CAGAGACCCCCTGTCTATCCGGCGTTCTCGAGCCGAACAAACCACCAGGAAAttcaagaaagagaaaaagacagagTTGTGAAAAAAGAACCC gcaCAGATAAGAACAACACTACAAAAAAAGCAAGAGCAACAG GTCAACCAAAACCCCAGGAGCCACACGCCGAGACACCTTTCCCCCAGA GGGGTGATGCAGAATCTGGATCATCTCCAGAAGACGGCGGGACAGACTTCGCTGACACTCCACCAAAAGTTCTACGCCTTTACCCACCGCAGGCTGCCACTCCACTTCCCATTCAGTTCATTGCTATCCCAGACAATTCAGGTTATCAACTGGTCCAGCTGCCTCCACCTAACTCTTCAGTCATTAGGCTACCACTGCCAAACACTCCCACCACCCCAACGTACATTTTAG TTCCTGTTGACTCGCCTCCCTGCAATCACCACATACCTCCACTGTCCCCAG TGGATGGCACTGTAGCCCCTATTCTGTTGAGTTCATCCCCCCCAGGTTCTCTATCAGACACAGCCAGCAAGGCTACATCCCCCTCTTGTGTCTCCCTTCGTTCTCCCAGTCATG ATAGGTCCCCATCAAAGGAGCCACCACAATCCCCCAGAATTCCTGACATTTCCC agaGAGTAAAGGACTATATTCAAGCAGCTAAATTTCACATGTATCAACAGTCCCTGGAAATGGAGGAAGGCCTGAGCATTACGTTTCATTACGTAGACCAGCATGTGAGCCAAAGAGAGATTTATCGCTCAGGAAAAAACACAAGCAAATGTTCGGACAAGGAGTTTGCCATCACTGGACGTACACAACGACAGAAAAACTTACTGCAGCTGAATCAA ATCTTTGAAAGCTCAAACGTAGGAAAATCTGTACGCTGCATTTTGCTACTCGGAAACGCAGGAATGGGAAAGACCACTTTGATCAAGAAGTTGTGTCTTGACTGGTCCAGGAACTCCTTACCtcagtttgactttgttttcctaCTTGACGGGAAAGGACTCACGCTAACAGAGCCCATTTACAGCCTTCAGACGCTCCTTTTTGACCTTTCTTCCGTCGCTCCTTGTGTTGACCCCAATGAAGTGTTTGCTCAAGTTCTCGCAGACCCTAAACGCGTCCTCCTCATTTTCGATGGCTTTAATGAGCTACGGGACTACGAGAGCCTACTCCAAACTCAGGAGAAAGATTGCTTCACTCTATTGCAGAAAGACAGCAAGACGCAGACCTTCACAGTTAGGCAGCTATACTCCGCCATTTTTCAGAGGCTCCTTCTCCCAGGATGCACTCTACTCCTTTCAAGCCGGCCGAGAGGTGCAGCTAGCCAGTTACTCCGACGGGTGGATACTCTTCTGGAGGTTTGTGGCTTCACCTCAGACAGTATTGAGTCTTATATATTTCATTACTTCACCGATCCTGCCTTGAGGGCGTCTGCTCTTGATTGCTTGAAAAGTAGCAGCTACCTATACCATCTGTGCTGGAACCCTGGACTCTGCCGGTTAGCATGCATGGTTTTAGAGCAATCCAGAAACTCTGAGAACCTGCCAAGAACTTTGACTGAACTATGTCATCAAGTTGTCTCtctgaaaatgcaaaaacatgcaaagacCCCAACAGTATGCGGTAGCACTCAGACACAAACTACTACACAATCGACACAAAACAGTCCAACAGAGCATTCAAAAACTTCTCAAGAAAGGATATGGAGGAAAACGTCCCCAAACAAAACCAGAGGAAGAGTGAGCACAGTCCCTCGCATGCAAAAATCCAGAAAAGCTAAAGAGTTAGGCAAACAGGAACACAATAAGAATGGGTATAATCTGTCCAAGGATGCAGATGAAAGTGAGAACAAAGACTTGCTGCTCCAGCTGAGTGCTTTGGCGTGGGAGGGGGTCAAATCCAACTCCTCCACAatccccagggatcgatccgtACCAACTGAAGTCAAAGCTTTTGGCTTAGGCTTGGGGGTTCTCTGGCCTCAGAACctagagaggaggagaaggttcTCAAATGGAGAAACAGACAACAGAAATGAGAAAGAGAGAAGAGTAGAAGGACAGAGCGAGAAAAACGGAGAAGACGTCAGCACTGCTGATTGTAAAGATCTTATTCTGGCCTGGACCAGCCCTTTTCTTCAGAGTTACTTGGCGGCTGTCCATTTGTCTTTGTCAAG GATTGTCTCAGACCGCTCTTTTCTTCAGGCCCTCCCTTTCCAAATGGGTACCAAATGGCGCCGGCGGCCAAAAAGAGAGGAGCTTGAGCTCACTCAGAGAATTGTGGTTGGACTACTtttccacaaaaagaaaaaacttcagcTGCTCCACTCACACACAGAGACTGTCTTCAGAAATACGCTGATCAGCAGACAGGGTTTGGTAGCAAAACACCTCGCAGGCCTTTCCTACAGTGACCTGGGTTCTGCCCAGGTCCTGGAGCTGTGCCACTACGTCTATGAAGCAAGTGTTTCTCAGGAAAGCAGTGGCAGAGACCCCGGGGGCACAAAACTAGCCACCCAGCTGGCAGAAAACCTTCCAGAATCTCTCAGGTTTAATGGGGTTCCTCTCAGTCCACCTGATGTGTTTACCATAAAAAACGCTCTGCTGACGGGAGCGGCTGAAGGCAGAAGTTTCTGCTTGGATTTTGAAAACACTGGGATACAGATCAGTGGACTCAGAGCTCTGGTGAGCCTCAACAACATCAATTCATTCAG GGCGTGCATCGCTGACGTCATCAACCTCTGGGAGCAGCTGGAGCAAAGTGGCGAAGAGGAGCTCCTGCAGGGAGCAGTGTCAAAGTTTCACATCCAACCTCTGAAAGCCACACAGGTGTGTCACATAGAACACCTGGAGAAACTGGTGAACATCCACACAAACAAGAGGCTATCGGAAAG CTCTCGCCTGTCGGACTCCATCCTGACAGATGGGGTACCGGCGGTCAAAGACTTACACAAGCTGGAGTTTGA GCTTGGTTCAGAGGAGGGCCCTCTGGCTCTTCCTAAGCTATGGAACCTTCTACCAGGGCTGCATAACCTCCAACACTTGGA CCTAGAAGAAAGTAAAATTGAGGACCAAGGAGCAGAGAAACTGGCAAGCATATTACACTCACTCACCTCTCTGGAAGTACTAAA TTTGTCACAGAATTGCATAGGGGACAAAGGGGTGAAGAAACTGGCACATGCACTGAAGGATCTGCCCAAACTGCACTGTTTAAG TCTCTACAGTAATGATATTTCCGACGAAGGGGCAGAGAGTTTGGCGGCTGTCCTCCCACACATGCCGTCCCTCACACATCTTGA TCTGGGCTACAACAAGCTGCGAGATGTTGGAGCGCAGAGTCTGGCACTCAGTCTGAGAAACTGTAAAAAGGTTAAAACCCTGAG AATGTGGAACCAGTGTATCCCATATAGAGTGCTTGAGAGACTTCAACGCCAGGACAGTCGCATCCTTTCGCTATAG
- the dexi gene encoding dexamethasone-induced protein: MTQPVHAQLDSVESLLDELPYMFYLGLFFVNVLILYYAFLMEYIVLNVGIVFLPEDMDQALMDLGVLSDSASIPYDTDTELDVFEGYLE, from the coding sequence ATGACACAGCCAGTTCATGCCCAGCTAGATTCGGTGGAATCGCTTTTGGACGAGCTCCCATATATGTTTTATTTGGGCCTGTTTTTTGTGAACGTCCTAATCCTCTACTATGCCTTTCTGATGGAGTATATCGTCCTGAATGTGGGTATAGTGTTTCTGCCTGAGGATATGGACCAGGCGCTGATGGACCTCGGGGTGCTGTCCGACTCGGCTTCCATTCCCTACGACACTGACACGGAACTGGACGTTTTCGAGGGCTATCTGGAATGA